A part of Sulfurimonas sp. HSL-1716 genomic DNA contains:
- a CDS encoding arsenate reductase family protein, with translation MIVVNGIKNCDSVKKALKFLKDNNIEFTFRDFKTKSADCDEISAWLKNVDIDKLFNAKSTTYRKLNLKKLNLEQTDKIDWLCRENLLIKRPVIQYPGGIIVGYDKEIYEMEFL, from the coding sequence ATGATCGTTGTAAACGGAATAAAAAATTGCGACAGCGTAAAAAAAGCCCTCAAATTTTTAAAAGACAACAATATAGAGTTCACCTTTAGAGATTTCAAAACAAAGAGTGCAGACTGCGACGAAATCTCGGCATGGCTGAAAAATGTAGATATAGATAAACTTTTTAACGCCAAAAGTACGACATATAGAAAATTAAACTTAAAAAAGCTAAACTTAGAGCAGACCGACAAGATCGATTGGCTGTGCAGAGAGAATCTTTTAATAAAAAGACCTGTAATACAATATCCGGGTGGTATAATAGTCGGATACGATAAAGAGATTTATGAAATGGAGTTTCTATGA
- a CDS encoding type IV pilus twitching motility protein PilT yields MSQEVQKLDIKKLLKSVVAYKASDLHLVANSEPQIRRDGRLVALNLPVLDGDMITDMAYSLLSEKQKKDFEEFNELDFAIMIPDVGRFRSNYYKTMGDIACAFRIIPTDIPSLDDLNAKKIFKELVKREKGLILVTGPTGSGKSTTLAAMLNEINETEKKHVITVEDPVEFVHKNKKSLFSQRNVGTDTNGFHTALKYALRQDPDVILIGEMRDKETIGAALTAAETGHLVFGTLHTNSAPQTINRIIDVFGGDEQPQVRAQLSTSLIAVISQALIPRIGGGRIAAQELLVVNPAIANLIREDKVHQLYSQMQLNQQSTSMTTQTQEIIEFLRKKIISKENAIGFSNRPEELIKMIEGL; encoded by the coding sequence ATGAGTCAAGAAGTTCAAAAACTAGACATAAAAAAACTTTTGAAAAGTGTTGTCGCCTATAAGGCTTCCGACCTTCACCTTGTCGCCAATTCCGAGCCTCAGATCCGCAGGGACGGAAGGCTTGTCGCTTTAAATCTTCCCGTTTTAGACGGTGACATGATCACCGATATGGCCTATTCGCTGTTATCGGAAAAACAAAAAAAGGATTTTGAGGAGTTCAACGAGCTCGATTTTGCGATAATGATCCCCGATGTCGGACGTTTTCGTTCCAACTATTACAAGACGATGGGCGATATAGCATGTGCTTTTCGTATCATCCCGACAGACATCCCTTCGCTTGACGATCTCAATGCCAAAAAGATATTTAAAGAACTCGTAAAGCGCGAAAAGGGCCTTATTCTTGTGACCGGTCCGACAGGTAGCGGTAAATCGACGACTCTAGCGGCTATGTTAAACGAGATAAACGAAACGGAGAAGAAACATGTTATCACCGTCGAAGACCCGGTCGAGTTCGTTCATAAAAATAAAAAATCCCTCTTTTCACAAAGAAACGTGGGAACCGATACGAACGGATTCCACACGGCGCTCAAATATGCACTGCGTCAAGATCCCGACGTTATCCTGATCGGTGAGATGCGTGACAAAGAAACCATCGGAGCGGCTTTGACCGCAGCAGAAACGGGACACCTCGTCTTTGGAACGCTGCACACCAATTCTGCACCGCAGACGATAAACCGTATCATCGACGTTTTCGGCGGAGATGAACAGCCGCAAGTAAGAGCACAGCTCTCGACTTCGCTGATCGCGGTTATCTCTCAAGCGCTTATCCCCCGCATAGGCGGCGGCCGTATCGCTGCACAGGAGCTGCTCGTCGTAAATCCTGCGATCGCAAACCTTATCCGCGAAGACAAGGTTCATCAGCTCTATTCTCAAATGCAGTTGAACCAACAGTCTACGAGTATGACCACACAAACACAGGAGATCATAGAGTTCTTAAGAAAAAAGATCATTTCAAAAGAAAACGCTATCGGTTTCTCAAACCGTCCAGAAGAGCTTATAAAGATGATAGAAGGTCTGTAA
- a CDS encoding 3-deoxy-7-phosphoheptulonate synthase class II, protein MSNWNPSSWRGKPILQQPVYPDQEHLNRVLSELKKYPPLVFAGEARSLKAQLAEVANGRAFLLQGGDCAESFSEFHAQNIRDTFKVILQMSVVMTYAGGLPVVKVGRLGGQFAKPRSSDTETIDGVTLDSYRGDIINGVDFTAQARVPDPERMIKAYNQSAATLNLLRAFASGGLADLHQVHKWTLDFAQQNEISKKYEELAEDIGTSLKFMAACGITSSTYRTLRETDFYTSHEALLLPYEEAFTRQDSLTGEWYDTSAHMLWIGDRTRQLDGAHIEYMKGIKNPIGVKAGPSTDPDDLIRLVNALNPQNEAGRLNIIVRMGADKVGEGMPKLIRAIEREGMKVVWSCDPMHGNTIKSSNNFKTRPVDSILTEMKQFFQVHKSEGTFGGGVHLEMTGRNVTECIGGSFVVTEEDLSSRYHTHCDPRLNADQALELAFLIADTLKEAQK, encoded by the coding sequence ATGAGTAATTGGAATCCATCAAGCTGGAGAGGAAAACCGATCCTGCAGCAGCCGGTATATCCGGATCAGGAGCATCTAAACCGTGTTTTAAGCGAACTTAAAAAATATCCGCCGCTTGTTTTTGCAGGAGAAGCGCGTTCATTAAAAGCACAATTGGCAGAAGTCGCGAACGGGCGTGCTTTTTTACTTCAAGGCGGAGACTGTGCGGAGAGTTTTTCAGAATTTCATGCACAAAACATCAGAGATACGTTCAAAGTCATACTTCAGATGTCCGTAGTCATGACGTATGCAGGTGGTCTGCCGGTAGTTAAGGTCGGACGTCTTGGCGGTCAATTCGCAAAACCTCGCTCGAGCGATACGGAGACGATAGACGGCGTAACATTGGACTCTTACAGGGGCGATATTATAAACGGCGTCGACTTTACAGCCCAAGCGCGCGTTCCGGACCCTGAAAGAATGATCAAAGCATACAACCAATCGGCAGCGACGCTCAATCTGCTGAGAGCGTTCGCATCGGGCGGCTTGGCAGATCTTCATCAGGTTCATAAATGGACACTCGATTTTGCCCAGCAAAACGAGATAAGCAAAAAATATGAGGAGCTCGCAGAAGATATCGGCACTTCATTGAAGTTTATGGCGGCATGCGGCATTACGTCAAGTACATACAGAACCTTGCGTGAAACGGATTTTTATACCTCTCATGAAGCGCTTTTGCTTCCGTACGAAGAGGCGTTCACAAGACAGGATTCACTTACCGGAGAATGGTACGATACCTCTGCACATATGCTTTGGATAGGAGACAGAACACGTCAGCTTGACGGCGCGCATATAGAGTACATGAAGGGGATCAAAAACCCTATCGGTGTCAAAGCGGGACCGTCGACCGATCCCGATGATCTGATCAGACTTGTAAATGCATTGAACCCTCAAAATGAAGCGGGACGTTTAAATATCATCGTCAGAATGGGTGCAGATAAAGTGGGTGAAGGTATGCCTAAACTTATCCGCGCCATTGAACGCGAAGGTATGAAAGTGGTCTGGAGCTGTGATCCGATGCACGGCAATACGATAAAATCGTCAAACAACTTTAAAACTCGTCCGGTCGACTCTATTTTGACAGAGATGAAACAGTTTTTCCAGGTACATAAATCGGAAGGTACTTTTGGAGGCGGTGTGCATCTGGAGATGACGGGCAGGAACGTCACTGAGTGTATAGGCGGTTCTTTTGTCGTCACGGAAGAGGATTTGAGTTCTCGTTACCATACGCACTGCGACCCGCGCTTAAATGCGGATCAAGCGCTCGAACTTGCATTTTTGATCGCAGATACGTTAAAAGAAGCTCAAAAGTAA
- a CDS encoding GGDEF domain-containing protein — translation MNKSNAKKILEELYNDITSKIDGQDGIISKDHLLDLMRSTVDMISNLDFELPDALDSLRRSLDDGFKDLAKESIKHYDDTNKKFEELAFKHKQTIDDCQDPLISIEDITDKFSSIQMHMIEEVSKANNLISDLTKKVERLEKTSQIDHLTKVYNRKMLSEHLANICKNLHHTNDIHLFMIDIDDFKIINDTYGHVVGDKVLIFLANILRKTLRDGDRIYRYGGEEFVVILNRIQKTECANVANRIVSLMQTNKLIYKELNINVTVSLGATTLRNTDTPDTLISRADKALYKAKKDGKNRIVLDEKDGN, via the coding sequence ATGAATAAATCTAATGCAAAAAAAATATTGGAAGAGTTATATAACGATATCACTTCAAAAATAGATGGCCAGGACGGCATAATATCAAAAGACCATCTTCTTGACTTGATGAGATCAACGGTCGACATGATTTCGAACCTGGATTTCGAACTGCCCGACGCACTTGACAGCTTAAGAAGATCCCTTGATGACGGCTTTAAGGACCTGGCAAAAGAGAGCATAAAACATTATGACGACACGAATAAAAAATTTGAAGAGCTCGCATTTAAGCACAAACAGACCATAGACGACTGCCAGGACCCTTTGATAAGCATAGAGGATATAACCGATAAGTTCAGCAGTATTCAAATGCATATGATCGAAGAGGTAAGCAAAGCGAACAATCTTATCTCGGATCTGACCAAAAAAGTAGAAAGACTTGAAAAGACTTCGCAGATCGATCATCTTACAAAAGTTTATAACCGCAAGATGCTCTCCGAACACCTTGCGAACATCTGTAAGAACCTGCATCATACAAATGACATTCATCTTTTTATGATCGATATCGACGACTTTAAGATCATCAACGACACCTACGGGCATGTGGTCGGCGACAAGGTTCTGATATTTTTAGCGAATATTTTGAGAAAGACCCTTCGAGACGGCGACAGGATATACAGATACGGCGGAGAAGAGTTCGTCGTTATTTTAAACCGTATCCAAAAGACCGAATGTGCGAACGTGGCAAACAGGATCGTTTCTTTGATGCAGACCAACAAGCTCATATATAAAGAGCTCAACATCAACGTCACGGTAAGTCTGGGTGCAACCACATTGCGAAATACCGATACCCCGGACACTCTGATCTCAAGAGCGGACAAAGCGCTTTACAAAGCAAAGAAAGACGGTAAAAATAGAATAGTATTGGATGAGAAAGATGGAAATTAG
- a CDS encoding CvpA family protein produces MEISYFDIIVGAIILLLGLKGIINGFFKELFGLIGIIGGVFVASRAGGSIGQMLSDSLLHIQNQTAINFTGFLVTLAVFWLVMVGVGFAFKKLSKLSGLGPVDKIMGFVVGAGKFFLIIAVIAYAVYNIKVIKTNMQDTMKSSILFPVLVETGGFIMKLDTTQVSKDINETVTKKQEEMQTQIEKTIAESKDKVLKDVSDQIQKNEENMTNEVKEKIKDAMPEDMKKRVN; encoded by the coding sequence ATGGAAATTAGTTATTTTGACATCATAGTCGGAGCGATCATACTGCTCCTAGGTTTAAAAGGAATAATAAACGGCTTTTTTAAAGAACTCTTTGGGCTCATAGGTATAATAGGCGGTGTCTTTGTCGCTTCACGCGCAGGCGGCAGTATCGGTCAGATGCTGAGCGATTCTCTGCTGCATATTCAAAATCAGACCGCTATAAATTTTACGGGCTTTTTAGTGACGCTTGCCGTTTTTTGGCTGGTCATGGTCGGTGTCGGATTTGCGTTTAAAAAACTAAGCAAGCTGAGCGGGCTGGGTCCTGTAGATAAAATAATGGGGTTTGTCGTAGGTGCGGGAAAATTCTTTTTGATCATCGCTGTTATCGCATATGCGGTCTACAATATCAAAGTCATCAAAACAAATATGCAAGACACGATGAAAAGCAGTATCCTCTTTCCTGTCTTGGTGGAAACGGGTGGTTTTATCATGAAGCTTGACACTACCCAAGTCTCAAAAGATATTAACGAGACCGTCACTAAAAAACAAGAAGAGATGCAGACGCAGATAGAAAAAACCATAGCCGAAAGTAAAGACAAAGTCTTAAAAGACGTATCAGATCAGATCCAAAAGAACGAAGAAAATATGACAAATGAAGTCAAAGAGAAAATAAAAGACGCAATGCCAGAAGATATGAAAAAGAGAGTTAACTAA
- a CDS encoding Fur family transcriptional regulator, translating into MNTSTDFTERTVEYEKLLNDFKNLLKKNHLKFTIQREVILETLYNSDEHLSPESLYNLIQEKYPQLNTGIATIYRTLTLLEESEIVTSLSFGTQGKKYELGAKDHHDHMICTKCGHITEFVDEEIEKRQQTIAKELDFKMTDHSMQIYGICKNCQ; encoded by the coding sequence ATGAACACATCGACAGATTTTACGGAGAGAACGGTAGAATACGAAAAGCTGCTTAACGATTTTAAAAACCTGCTCAAAAAAAACCATTTAAAATTCACTATTCAGCGTGAAGTCATCTTAGAAACCCTGTATAACTCGGATGAACATCTTTCACCGGAATCTCTATACAATCTGATCCAGGAAAAGTATCCCCAGTTAAACACGGGAATAGCTACCATCTACCGTACGTTGACGCTTCTGGAAGAATCGGAGATCGTCACTTCGCTCTCATTTGGCACCCAAGGCAAAAAATATGAACTGGGAGCCAAAGACCATCATGATCATATGATATGCACAAAATGCGGACATATCACCGAGTTTGTCGATGAAGAGATCGAAAAACGCCAGCAGACCATTGCCAAAGAACTCGATTTCAAAATGACAGACCATTCGATGCAGATATACGGCATCTGCAAAAACTGCCAATAA
- the lysS gene encoding lysine--tRNA ligase — translation MPFKNKYIQQRIEKANQLKELGYNPYSNESHRNTTILKYMNVNSDVQHLENRRDENRSYTLSGRIKFFRIMGKASFIKIEDESGMLQVYVARDNLPEGYYNDIFKKMIEVGDIIEVSGYPFVTNQGELSLHADSLKLLTKAISPLPEKFHGVTDKEIRYRQRYLDLIMNSEIRKTFQTRSKIISLTRRFFEDKGFLEVETPMMHPIAGGANAKPFVTHHNALGIDRYLRIAPELYLKRLIVGGFEAVFEINRNFRNEGMDATHNPEFTSIEFYWAYKTYKDLIRITKEYFEYLFDHLNLPTVLPYGDLKVDFGDFKEIPLITSLSEIGGVPEEIVNDKEKILEFLRANSLEAKESMNLGQLQGELFDEFVEAKLINPTFITEYPVEISPLARRSDEHPEITERFELFIAGREIANAFSELNDPVDQLSRFESQMSAKDAGDDEAHEMDVDFVNALSYGMAPTAGQGIGIDRLVMLLTNEHSIRDVLLFPAMKPIHNEIKESDDSQNEE, via the coding sequence TTGCCATTTAAGAACAAATATATTCAGCAACGTATAGAAAAAGCAAACCAGCTTAAAGAGCTGGGATACAACCCGTACTCGAACGAATCACACAGAAACACTACGATCTTAAAATATATGAATGTCAACTCCGACGTGCAGCATCTTGAGAACAGACGCGATGAGAACCGCAGCTACACCCTTAGCGGACGTATCAAGTTTTTCCGTATCATGGGAAAAGCAAGCTTTATAAAAATAGAAGACGAAAGCGGGATGCTGCAAGTCTACGTGGCACGCGACAATCTTCCTGAGGGTTATTACAATGATATCTTTAAAAAGATGATAGAAGTCGGCGATATCATCGAAGTAAGCGGCTACCCTTTTGTCACGAACCAAGGCGAGCTCTCTTTGCATGCAGATTCTCTAAAACTGCTTACAAAAGCGATCTCACCGCTTCCTGAAAAGTTTCACGGTGTCACAGACAAAGAGATAAGATACCGTCAGCGCTATCTTGATCTTATCATGAACAGCGAGATAAGAAAAACGTTTCAAACCCGTTCAAAGATCATCTCGCTTACGCGCAGATTCTTTGAAGACAAAGGATTCTTAGAGGTCGAGACACCTATGATGCATCCTATCGCGGGAGGAGCGAATGCCAAACCGTTCGTGACACATCATAACGCTCTTGGGATCGACAGATATCTCCGCATCGCACCTGAACTTTATCTAAAAAGATTGATCGTCGGCGGATTTGAAGCGGTATTTGAGATAAACAGAAACTTTAGAAACGAGGGGATGGACGCAACGCACAATCCTGAATTTACGTCGATAGAGTTTTACTGGGCATACAAGACGTACAAAGATCTGATCAGGATCACAAAAGAGTACTTCGAATATCTTTTTGACCATCTAAATCTGCCGACCGTTCTTCCTTACGGAGATCTCAAAGTTGATTTCGGTGACTTCAAAGAGATACCGCTTATCACGTCACTCTCTGAGATCGGCGGAGTACCCGAGGAGATCGTAAACGATAAAGAAAAAATACTGGAGTTTTTAAGAGCGAACAGCCTTGAAGCAAAAGAGTCCATGAACCTTGGACAGCTTCAAGGAGAGCTTTTCGACGAGTTTGTCGAAGCCAAACTGATCAATCCGACGTTTATCACGGAGTATCCTGTAGAGATATCTCCTTTGGCAAGAAGAAGCGACGAACATCCTGAGATAACGGAGAGATTCGAACTTTTCATCGCAGGCCGCGAGATCGCAAACGCTTTTAGCGAGTTAAACGATCCCGTCGATCAGCTTTCACGTTTTGAATCGCAGATGAGCGCAAAAGACGCAGGAGACGATGAAGCGCATGAGATGGATGTGGATTTCGTCAACGCACTTAGCTACGGAATGGCTCCAACTGCAGGCCAGGGTATAGGTATCGACCGACTTGTGATGCTTCTTACCAACGAACATTCCATTAGAGATGTACTGCTCTTCCCGGCGATGAAGCCTATACACAATGAGATAAAAGAGAGCGATGACTCTCAAAATGAAGAATAA
- a CDS encoding serine hydroxymethyltransferase, whose amino-acid sequence MSFLKEFDSEIYELCEKELERQTDHLEMIASENFTLPAVMEAMGSVFTNKYAEGYPQKRYYGGCEYADGVEQLAIDRACELFGCNFANVQPHSGSQANGAVYAALLTAGDKLLGMDLSHGGHLTHGSKVSFSGKNYHSFTYGVELDGRINYERVMDIAKIVQPKIIVCGASAYAREIDFKKFREIADAVGAILFADIAHIAGLIAAGEHPSPFPYADVVTTTTHKTLAGPRGGMIMTNDEEIAKKINSAIFPALQGGPLVHVIAAKAVGFKHNLSPAWKEYAVQVKKNASVLADVLMKRGYDVVSGGTDNHLVLVSFINKDFSGKDADAALGRAGITVNKNTVPGETRSPFVTSGIRIGSPALTSRGMKDAEFELIANRIADVLDDINNESRQAEIKEELKALAKNFVIYNQPTY is encoded by the coding sequence ATGAGTTTTTTAAAAGAGTTTGACAGTGAAATATATGAGTTATGCGAAAAAGAGTTAGAACGCCAGACCGACCATTTGGAGATGATCGCGAGTGAAAACTTCACTCTTCCTGCGGTCATGGAAGCTATGGGAAGCGTGTTTACGAACAAATATGCCGAGGGTTACCCGCAAAAACGCTACTACGGCGGTTGTGAATACGCCGACGGTGTTGAACAACTGGCTATAGACAGAGCATGCGAGCTTTTTGGATGTAACTTTGCAAACGTACAACCGCATTCGGGAAGCCAGGCCAACGGTGCCGTTTATGCAGCACTTTTGACAGCGGGCGACAAGCTTCTTGGTATGGATCTAAGCCACGGCGGACATTTGACCCACGGCTCAAAAGTAAGCTTTTCCGGAAAGAACTACCATTCGTTTACTTACGGCGTGGAGCTTGACGGGCGCATCAACTATGAACGCGTTATGGATATCGCCAAGATCGTGCAGCCGAAGATCATCGTATGCGGTGCTTCCGCTTACGCCAGAGAGATCGACTTCAAAAAATTCCGCGAGATCGCAGATGCCGTAGGAGCGATCCTTTTTGCAGATATCGCACATATCGCGGGTCTTATCGCTGCGGGCGAGCACCCAAGCCCGTTCCCTTATGCCGATGTCGTAACTACAACAACCCACAAGACTTTAGCAGGTCCTAGAGGCGGTATGATCATGACAAACGACGAAGAGATCGCCAAAAAGATAAACTCTGCAATCTTCCCCGCGCTTCAAGGCGGACCTTTAGTGCATGTAATCGCCGCAAAAGCTGTCGGATTCAAACACAACCTCTCGCCTGCATGGAAAGAGTACGCAGTACAAGTGAAGAAAAACGCTTCCGTCTTGGCTGACGTATTGATGAAACGCGGATACGACGTAGTAAGCGGGGGTACGGACAATCATCTTGTACTTGTAAGCTTTATCAATAAAGATTTCAGCGGAAAAGATGCCGACGCGGCTCTTGGACGTGCGGGTATCACGGTAAACAAAAACACCGTTCCCGGCGAAACGAGAAGCCCTTTCGTGACTTCGGGTATCCGTATCGGAAGTCCCGCTCTTACTTCACGTGGTATGAAAGATGCTGAGTTTGAACTGATCGCAAACCGTATCGCGGATGTCCTGGACGATATCAACAATGAGTCCCGTCAAGCCGAAATAAAAGAGGAACTAAAAGCCTTAGCGAAGAATTTCGTAATATATAACCAACCGACATATTAA
- a CDS encoding DUF1882 domain-containing protein, translating to MTAMDLKLIKMVTTHYWQKCDRVVDKISFKGRTFFNKFEKVNKTLTQSVINEHLKGNITVAHSLVNARGIVENIVIDYNGRDPERFYHKAQLLLREEGYINFTAFKTKTEGHLHVYVHKGHTTLQEAIQLGKMISMKLAAKQPKQWKMFPSDDMPPEYNILTLPYELYAKERGASWSKHM from the coding sequence ATGACTGCAATGGATTTAAAACTTATAAAAATGGTGACGACCCATTATTGGCAAAAATGCGACAGGGTCGTCGACAAAATAAGTTTTAAAGGCAGAACATTTTTCAACAAGTTCGAAAAGGTGAACAAAACATTAACACAGTCCGTGATAAACGAGCATCTAAAAGGTAATATAACCGTTGCTCATTCACTCGTCAACGCCAGAGGTATCGTTGAAAACATCGTCATCGATTACAATGGCCGCGATCCCGAAAGATTTTACCATAAAGCTCAGCTTCTGCTGCGTGAAGAGGGATATATAAACTTCACCGCTTTTAAAACAAAAACGGAGGGACACCTGCATGTTTACGTACATAAAGGGCATACCACTTTACAAGAGGCTATACAACTTGGTAAAATGATTTCTATGAAATTAGCGGCGAAACAGCCCAAGCAATGGAAGATGTTTCCGAGTGACGATATGCCGCCGGAATACAACATATTGACGCTACCATATGAACTTTATGCCAAAGAGCGCGGGGCTTCTTGGTCAAAGCATATGTAA
- a CDS encoding SPOR domain-containing protein, with protein sequence MEERNELNDIILNKGNDAASSSKKVILVVAILTIILIVVVMIMKNSGSSTVENLPQAQDTAKTNLPPEPPSPQADAQQNSSLFEPVEIVKEDKKTDDDLDKIAKKLKQESLTQNEMKPVQETAKPSVKPSSSEAKAKKPTKAPAAKTTGTKKIYVQVGSFAKYEPDKKFLASIKKLGYEYSYHKVQRNGKTINKVLVGPFTGEADAREALKNIRKNIEPGAFITKK encoded by the coding sequence ATGGAAGAGAGAAACGAATTAAACGATATTATCCTCAACAAGGGTAATGATGCAGCAAGTTCAAGCAAGAAAGTTATTCTGGTCGTCGCTATATTGACGATTATTCTAATAGTCGTAGTAATGATCATGAAAAATTCAGGATCAAGTACCGTTGAAAACCTTCCTCAAGCTCAAGATACGGCAAAGACGAATCTGCCTCCAGAACCGCCGTCTCCTCAAGCAGACGCACAACAAAACAGTTCGCTTTTCGAACCTGTCGAAATTGTAAAAGAGGATAAGAAAACAGATGACGACCTTGACAAAATAGCTAAAAAACTAAAACAGGAAAGTTTGACTCAAAACGAGATGAAACCTGTACAAGAGACAGCAAAACCTTCCGTTAAACCGAGTTCAAGCGAGGCAAAAGCAAAAAAACCTACAAAAGCACCTGCTGCTAAAACCACAGGTACAAAAAAGATATATGTCCAAGTCGGCTCTTTTGCAAAATATGAACCGGATAAAAAGTTCCTGGCATCGATTAAAAAACTCGGTTATGAATACAGCTATCATAAAGTCCAAAGAAACGGTAAAACCATTAACAAGGTCTTGGTAGGTCCATTTACAGGAGAAGCGGATGCAAGAGAAGCTTTAAAAAATATACGTAAGAATATAGAGCCGGGTGCTTTTATTACAAAAAAATAG
- a CDS encoding anthranilate synthase component I family protein: MIHHTQFTLDQFAPIAVYHKLKEIFTNEVSYLFESAGKSEGNYSFIMIGARERLQYKDDVTVYTNALQEKEIKEISPFQFLKEYYKNIDTNIYKSACKELNIGYVDGFIGYIGYDMVKVFEPKLKSSMKHLKDELNTPDLDLILPKLVIVYSHKNNVISLVSVLDEMKERFGELESALKSSYNYVPMIKNKGDDTGSFAFSKEQFFSMVERSKEMIRSGDVFQILMTNRFTRNIQVDPFSFYRILRTKNPSPYMFLMNYEEFNIVGSSPEVMVRLTDGEILLRPIAGTRKRGNTKQRDKELENELLEDPKELAEHLMLIDLGRNDVGRVARTGTVKVEDMMHIERFSHVMHIVSDVVAELREDKDMFDLFMSTFTAGTMTGAPKIRAMELIAEFEGLKRGFYSGSIGYFGFDGNMDSAITIRTAMVKPEKIILQAGAGIVADSINELEYLEVVNKLGALTSSLKDLD, translated from the coding sequence TTGATTCATCATACACAGTTCACACTTGATCAGTTCGCACCGATTGCCGTTTATCATAAGCTCAAAGAGATTTTTACGAACGAAGTAAGTTATCTTTTTGAGAGCGCCGGAAAAAGCGAAGGAAACTACAGCTTCATTATGATAGGAGCAAGAGAGAGGCTTCAATACAAAGACGACGTCACTGTCTACACCAATGCTTTGCAGGAAAAAGAGATAAAAGAGATCTCACCGTTTCAGTTCTTAAAAGAGTACTATAAAAATATCGATACAAACATATACAAATCTGCATGCAAAGAACTCAATATCGGATATGTCGACGGATTTATCGGTTATATCGGATATGATATGGTAAAAGTGTTCGAACCAAAACTCAAAAGCAGTATGAAGCACTTAAAAGATGAACTCAACACCCCTGATCTCGATCTCATTCTGCCAAAGCTCGTAATCGTATATTCGCACAAGAATAATGTCATCTCTCTGGTTTCCGTACTTGATGAGATGAAAGAAAGATTCGGCGAACTTGAATCTGCATTAAAAAGTTCGTACAACTATGTACCTATGATAAAAAACAAAGGAGACGACACAGGTTCTTTCGCCTTTAGCAAAGAGCAGTTTTTCTCGATGGTTGAGAGATCAAAAGAGATGATAAGAAGCGGCGACGTTTTTCAGATCCTTATGACGAATCGTTTCACAAGAAATATACAGGTTGATCCGTTTAGTTTCTACCGTATCCTTAGAACAAAGAATCCTTCGCCCTACATGTTCTTGATGAATTATGAAGAGTTTAACATCGTCGGAAGTTCTCCTGAGGTCATGGTAAGGCTTACAGACGGCGAGATACTTCTACGCCCTATCGCTGGAACAAGAAAACGCGGCAACACCAAGCAAAGGGATAAAGAGCTTGAAAACGAGCTGTTAGAAGACCCAAAAGAGCTTGCTGAGCACCTCATGCTCATAGATTTGGGACGTAACGACGTCGGACGCGTGGCACGTACAGGAACCGTAAAAGTGGAAGATATGATGCATATAGAGCGTTTTTCTCATGTCATGCATATAGTCTCGGACGTTGTAGCCGAGCTTCGCGAAGACAAAGATATGTTCGACCTTTTTATGTCGACGTTTACAGCAGGGACGATGACGGGAGCACCGAAGATAAGAGCTATGGAACTCATTGCAGAGTTTGAAGGTCTCAAACGCGGTTTTTACAGCGGAAGCATCGGCTACTTCGGGTTTGACGGCAATATGGACAGTGCCATTACCATAAGAACGGCGATGGTAAAACCTGAAAAAATAATTCTTCAAGCCGGAGCAGGTATCGTGGCGGATTCCATCAATGAACTCGAGTACTTAGAAGTTGTAAACAAACTTGGCGCACTTACGAGTTCGCTAAAAGACCTCGACTGA